The genomic interval AAACTGAAGCCACGAGTACTGATAGTACTAGCAGTGCAGAAAGAATCATGAGCAGTACAGAAAATAGCATGAGCAGTACAGCGCGTAGCATGAACCATACTGGCACTGACGACGGATTGTCAACAACAACTATTTCAGCTCGTTCAAACACATCTGAACATTATAATACGACTCCATCCAAACCTGCTCAAGTACCAACGATTTGGTTTTTaagttatgtatttaatttttgtaacaccactaatttcatatatattttagtctACCCAATTAAATCCAGTAAGAAAAAATGAAGGCGAAGAAACTGATACCGCTGCCGAAGCTCCTGCTGCTCCAGCTGCTTCAGCTGCTCCTGGCCTTGCTCCTCAAAAACCAGCAGATAATAAGGTTGTGGTATATTCAGTTCGTATAATATGTGTAATGTACTCATCAAAATGACCTTATTCTTTTTTTTCGCAGACCCATCTTGCATCGCATTCAAATACTATACACAAATCTGATACGATCATTTTAACTGTGCATATTTTGAGCGCCGCTGCTTATTTTACAAGTGCATTGCTACTCTTTTAATATTCCTGTATTTGttctttgcatttttttccagttttgtTTCATTGATGTGTACACAAAAATTCTCATGTAAACATCGTAGCAAATTAGAATTAAGTTAGGATACTGTATATCGTTTTCAAGCTACAAGCTTAAATTGttttgtgttttaaatttttattttattatgataaataaCGTGGCTTTTCTGCCAGTTTTTGGGGCGATTGTATTATTTTGacgttacaataataaaattctcgatttaaatactgttttttttttcttacaattttttatattaactcaccgtaactacatatgtacactgtttttaataaaatttcattcaaagacGCATCAACACAGTTTATGTATTCGAGTCCTCCAAatctaatacaataaaaagtattatttaaaagatttagttTCAAACCTCCGTTCATAGATATCATACAGCATACCGTTGTCTGAGATAtcgataaatacatttttaaaaagataTAGTTCTATGATTTAAAGCTTGACTTTATACTTTATTTCCaaggaatttatcgataataatcagaaaaaatttcaaatccCCAGATATCGAAACTGGGTTTTTCTAACATAGCATACttctcaaattgaatttttcgttAAAATGAATAACACGATCTATAATACAGATATCATTTATTgcgtaaaatatattgaaatgcatgtatgtaaactTTGTACAAAATTGAATTCAGCAATTACCCAGTTTGAGAAATACTGATCATCTGATAATTCGTAAGGTCGACGACCTgtattacaattttcaatttgataaaataaaaaaattaagaccTATCTAAGTATGGAGTACTTTTTATGCCAAAtgcttttataattaattttatttctttatgtTATGAAGTCCTTAAATgaacatttttgataaaaattattctaaaaaggAACTAATCaagttattataattaaaaatgaattataatatatataaggtTACTAACtgggaaatataaaaaagagagcattttttcaaaaatattaaattttatttaaaaaaaaccacaataaATCCTCGATATAAAGaactaaaattttaacattatatgtttatagcgtatttaaatatatacacatgtttatatatatacatatatatgaaattcgTATGTGACCGACCTGTGGCTTTATCTATTTACTTGATGAatataagtataaaaaacaaaactcgataatAAAGGACACATTGACGTTTTCGACACAAGTTTGAGCGCCAGTGTAAAGAAACTCACAAGACTTTtaagttctacttccagttgttagattttgttcaaaactttttattagttaatatcactataaatatgataagaataaaatatcaagatgttagatataattaaaaaggtcaaaataaaataatgaaatataaaaaaaaataaactacttcCAGTTCTATCCAAAGCCTTCTCAAATATGAATACGAATTCTATCCAAAGCCTTCTCGACCCTTATGttagtatctatgtatgtacatacatagaacacaaatataaatttttaacttaatacgtttagtagtgtggtcacaacatttttgacttttttggggaaaaaatcccacttccggtttatcaaatttgttaatagctttatctatgtacgtggtaacaatagatgaagttttgtgatcatgcgacaATTCgatctcgagattttgactcatTCAAACTCAGaaccgatcactgatcacgttttcatgatttgtGAAATTCAATTTAGTTTATGGTTTTGGAGAAAAACGGTGAAAGGTTTGAgagaaaaaatttatatatttataaaataaaaagagatactaaattttcaaaacaattattTCTACCATTAGTTTGCGAAAAATACGCAGATTCTTATCAACTTCAGAAAGTTCTGACGGGACTGATAAGCATtccagtaactgatactaagtttcagtgtgATTGGATTAACGGTATTCGAATCATCTCCAAAATACAtggacacacatttttttctagaccatgaagacatgatcagtgatcgattctgagtttgcaTCAGTCAAAAAggtcgagttcgaattttcgcatgatcacaaaacttcatatattgttactatgtatatagataaagtacaaATCGTGAATgcttatcataaaaaaatatttaaaagtcggCTAAATCAAAAACAACATATtttaccaaataaaaaaaagaatacacGTTTTCTTGTTGGAAacgctaacatacatacatacatgaattaaaacaataaaaatctcaaaaaaaaaaacataaaaaattgcaaaaacagTTATAACAGTTGTAACTCCTCTGGCATTGCGTGAAGGCGGATTTGTTTTTCCACCATAATATCCACCAGCTCCGAAAACTCTGATGGAATACGTATACAACCAGTTCGATATAAGCCCTAAAAAAACATCAACACATGAAGACATCAATCAAATATAAAGCAATTAattacacaaacatacatatataaatatataccttaTTCCACGGACATTCATCCAAAGCCTGATAGAGAAATTTCTTTGCGATCGCTGCTGATTCCTGAGTGTGACAAGAGACGAACTCAATCAGCATCCGCCAGATGAGTGCACATTTCCTCAATCCTGAATGCGAAGAGATTGTTTGCAGTACATTTAACAGACGATTGCCGTGACCAGGCTGCCACAGATCAACGTAAGATGGATCTGTAACACAAAGAATTACATAATCCCTTGTCAAAAATATATCACCGATGAAATGTGTCGTACGTTGTCGCACTTACCGTATTTCATGTAGAGTTGAGAAAAGTTTTCTACAACAAAAGCTAACGCAAACATCTGAGACAGATCATCCTCCTTGAATAGCTTCACTGAATGTAACCGGCCGATGGAATTTGATCCACACCAATCTACATAATACCAGACAATAGCGCCGTTGAATGGAAACTCTTCAATTCCTTGTTGCAGTACTTTTTGAATCAATTTATCGCGGGCGATTTCGGAATGTACTCGAATGTCGGACCTTATTATGGAAATGTACCATTGGAGGAAATTTTCTCTCAATTGCGTCTTTCTgtggattttcaaaatattacttTGACTTGTTtctagattttaattgttttcttCGCGAAATGGAAACTTACCGTTTTGCGTCCAAAGAATTCCTGTCTAGTTTCTCGACGTGAGTTgctatcattattttattgtagAACTGCTTCAAACTTTGAAATGGCTGTGTGAGATAAATCAACCAACCATGACAGCATATCCAATCTGATTTCATATCAGGCATCATATACTCCGTTAACAAGATTTCCCTGTCAAAATTAGAAACTTCCCAAAGCGACGTATCCGTATATTCCATAtactaattataaaaaaattttaagacacaaaatacatatttaaatatgcgaTCTGATGTAGGATgacacttattttattttattttattttattttattaattgaaaaatcaacagacaggatgtacagagataggtataaaaaacacaaaaagtaaataaataatatatgtaacacccgagtccaataatagatttttacaaaaatgaaaaagataaatataaggaaaacaaattaaaaagtaaagaataaaggcatgacaaaatatgtagtacattgcataattaaactatagtattaaaatatttggaaaaggttataagatagaatataagaagaaattgaaatttacaaatataaaaaacaaatgaaaaaggtaaatacaaaataaacaaatgaaatggaaaggaatgaaagctataatatgattaaatagcacattacataactaaactaaagtataaaaataatggaaatattggaaaaatagaatagaagaaaaaatgaatcaatcggtcaagattctcttgatgttagacctgaattgatgtagggaaataccaaacagatcaacctcattcagctctccgttaaacatacgataaacgcgctgcagataaaaatatttttgggaattagtattgaaaggatcaagtgaaaagagtgtaacgcgtctagggtatcgaactgggattctgaaattaaccttattcagtaaatcagaacaatcaaggaaaccatttatgagcttaaagaagaatatagcatcagaatgtcgtcgcctgacagaaagattgttaaaagaaaggatttttaaaatgtcggaaacagtagaatgggtataggtaggaaaaaggtagcgtaaggatttaataaatttaagttgaactttctcaatacaattaatatgggataaataaaaaggtgaccagataattgaggcaaattcaaggtgagaccttacaaaggaaaaataaagtaattttagtacataaggatcattaaagggttttgttgagcggagtaggaatccaagagatttaaatgctttgttggtaataaaagaaatatgttcagagaaatctagtttattattgagtattacaccaagatccttaatagaagatgacgtgttaaggattgaatgatttaattgatattgattagtaataattgacttatttctagtgaaatttaaaatagagcatttttctagattaataaaaagatcattatttaaacaatatatagagaatctatctagatcttcttgtatcttatgacaatcgtctatggtgtatataggtttgtaaatttttaaatcatcagcgtaaagaagtataaaggaatgtttgaagatgtatgagatatcattaatatagagtaaaaagaataagggacctaaatgcgacccttgtgggacaccggaaggaatatgtctaagtgatgatctaaaaccattgagaattatgatttggtgacgatttagtatatacgaagagatccaacgaaataaatttcctcggattccaagggaccaaagtttattgagtaaaaggttgtgattgattttatcaaaagctttagagaaatccgtataaacgacgtctatttggattcgtttgtccatataagatgtgagagtactagtgaaatttttatataaaacgtaTATGGTATCTCTTTCACCGCCTCTCGTCCAATAGCGTTTCGTGcagaaatgctattggtcgagaggcggtgaGGGAGATAGCATGTACGTTTTACCTAAGTTTCATCCTACACCAGATGGACAATATAGGAAATAAAAAGAACAATCTACCTTGCCCAAAGCTACATTCAATGATGACTCATTCACTTGTTGATTTATTGCTTCATCACTTGATAAAGCAACAAGAATTGATGTGGCTTTAGATATACTTTCGTCTGTTCTAAAATTTTTCTCTAGAATCATTTCAACTATAGACCTGAAAACAGtaataaatacttaaatatatgcAAGTACCTATTATATGAGTCGTAATAAAAAATACGGCAAATTTATGTGAAAAGTCTTTAAAATAGCTTCCATAGTTTCTATTGACATTTCTTAAAGCCATTATTAATaactattgaaatgtaaaaaatttatttctgatcataattatatcaataaattataatagatgCCATAACATGTTACATATACAGTGGAACCTCGAAATATTTGACTCGTTGACAAGCGAAGTTTTGATATACAACATAAATACGATATTAACCCTTTTAATCCCAAGCTATTGTGCGAGGTAATTTTTCGAAATTACCCAAGGCAGTTTTTCGAAAAAAGGGGcagtctttattttattatatttatctcaACTAGTATTCAATTCAcggtattaattattttgtgatGTCATCTCCATGATGTATACATAGTGTAATaagcaatatttacatacatatatataggttgtacaggaagcggaacacgtgggtgagatgtatgacaagggtagtggacatagtagatagagtaaagagattgaaatggcaatgggcgggccgcGTGGCTAgacgaatggacgaaaggtgaacaaaataagtgcttgaatggtacccgagagaatgcaaaagggtaaaaggaagaccgcggggaatatgggtggatgaaattagaaaaatgtggggtgagatggatgagtgtggcgcaaaacagagatgagtggaagcgtgttggagaagccttcatctagcagtggatggtgaatggctgtagatgatgattacAAAAAACTAGTTAtcaaaatagtaatttttaagTTTGACTGTTGAACGACTTTTGAAACAATactgaatattatttataaatatgaagaAACAAATAAAGTCGAAAACTTGTCCTGCAAACCGCTGAGGTGCCAGTCCCTTGCTTTATGGCGCGGCGCAACAAATTGCTGCGAAATGCTTTTTCggacatacaataaaataattgaaaagcaATATCTGGTTATCTCGAGATATTCAATATGCAATAAAGACAtagcattaaatttaaaaattttcggcgatagttaagagggctgtacacccgaaaccttaattttgttaccgttcctttcttcgatatatatattgagtgtatgtatatattgagtgaatgcgacaatatatatcaatatatatattgagtgaatgcgacagttgggCTTCGACCAagtaaaacgtattttaaattgacaaaatcgaggtttcgtattctactattttcacctccaaaactggaccaattttaaaaaaaaaatcatcatcggtatgagaaagatactttctgtgcatctatcgacgtatttttttctaaatcgaccgttaaataagcacgctggacccgtttcgtgggtgtaaaaaagaggcgattttatagatatttggcggctcctatgtcctataaaaaataattaatcaaaaaaataaaacgatagatgcaccccaatggtggatatccatggcatattaaaaaataatttctctagtgccataattgaggaagggaaaagtatagtacgtttgtatggacaaggtgctgctgtccagccctcttaatgaaaaaaaatatagtatcaaAATGTGTTCGAAAACAAGGGCTGATAAATCAGCCCCTGGGATTCTTCGCATATACCAGTGTGGCCATAAATATCGACACCATGGGATTAAAAGAGTTAAGAAGAAAATCATCGAGAAGCACCAAGGTATGTGAGTGTCAGATATCGCAAGATTTTATAAGAAATCTATgtcgaaaattttatatatgagtGTTTTGGATTACGAGTAAGTTCCTGCACAGAATTGTGCTCGTGAATCGAGGTTCCACTACACATGTGTATTATCTTTGGATATAAACATTAACAAACCTACAAAGATGCACTCTAGAAAGACTCCTATTGTGCGGCAAAGCCAACAAACATGCTTCCACAATTACCAAACCTTTTTCAAATCCCGAAAAATGAGCCTCAAAAATAGAAAACTCCTTGTATATGCACACATTGTCACGATGCAGTTTAAGCACATCTTTAATAAATTTCCGGAAATTGGCAATAATTTTTTGCATTTCCGTAACGTCACTCGAATCTAAACTGAAAATGCAAAGTTAAACCTTCATTACAATATgtccaaatttaattaattgattgttaaTCAAAACTACCTAATCATAGTGAGCAGG from Arctopsyche grandis isolate Sample6627 chromosome 9, ASM5162203v2, whole genome shotgun sequence carries:
- the LOC143917004 gene encoding uncharacterized protein LOC143917004, producing the protein MNLTICLLIGLVAIGSLSNLVKCDETEATSTDSTSSAERIMSSTENSMSSTARSMNHTGTDDGLSTTTISARSNTSEHYNTTPSKPAQSTQLNPVRKNEGEETDTAAEAPAAPAASAAPGLAPQKPADNKTHLASHSNTIHKSDTIILTVHILSAAAYFTSALLLF